Part of the Halobellus ruber genome is shown below.
CCCACCGGTCACCTGAACCTTCCGCGTTTCGACCATACCGGCGGTTACCGACGGCACAACATAAATTTGCCTATCTATATATAGTTCGTCGCGTCAACCGATCGGCCGGTACCGACGAACGGGAGACGACTGGCGCTCTCGATATCTTCCTGATTCGGGTCGTGTCGTCAGGCCCACAGGGGCATCGAACCGCCGGCTTCGACCCACATCACCGACATCTCCGCCGGTTGGATCGTGGTCGATTCGGCCCGACGGCCGCCGTCGTCGTTCCGTTGCCCTGACGGGAAATACTGATGCGTATTTCGAATATATAGTTCTATGTAGAAAATGGGGATCGACGCGATCAGAAGATGTTAGCTTGCCGGTAGACGCTGATCCCCTCGTCGGTGAGATCGTACGGTTTCGTCTCCCGGGAGTGGTTCGCGTCCCGGATCTTCTGGATTTCGATCGCAAGGCGGGTCTCCCGGAAGTCGCTCGGGCGGACGTACTGGAGCACGAACACCGCGTCGGCGAGGTACTCCACGATCCCGAAGCGGGACGCGTAGGCGTGGTTGCGGTCCGCCTCCGAGGTCAGCAGGATCGTGATCCCGGCCTCCTTCAGCGAGCGTGCGAACCCGAACACCTGGCTCCGGCGCTGGGGAGCGCTCTCGTACATCATCTCCAGCAGCGACACCGAGTCGAGCACGAGCCGGTCGGCGCCGAAGTCCTCGATCAGGTTCGGGAGGTCGTTCTGGATGCTGTCGAGGCTGTTGGCCATCTCGATGGGGTCGATGTCGACGACCGCCAGCCGGTCCTCATCGACGTACTCCCCGAACCCCCAGCCCTTCTCGTCGGCGGTCGAGACGATCCGATCGAAGCTCTCCTCTAAGGTGATGTAGACGGCGTCCTCACCCTGCTGTAGCCCGTGGTTCAGGAACTGCAACCCGAACGTGGTCTTCCCGGTCCCGGCGGAGCCGATCGCGACCATCAGCGACCGTTGGGGTACGCCCCCGAGGATCATCTGGTCTAACCCCTCGATCCCGATGTCGAGCCGTTCGAGGTCCGACTCGAACTCCGCCTCGTCGAACGACTCCGGGTCCTCCCCGCCGACGTCGCCGAACCCGAACTCGTCGCCGCCGAACGGCGAGTCGCCGGCGTCCTGCCCCTCGCCGCTTCCGCCGAACGGGGCGCCGTCCCCCTGGCTGCCGTCGGACGGCGATTCTCCCCCGCTACCGCCGCCGAACGGGCCGGTTCCGCCGCTCCCGCCGGGCTGGGAGCCTCCGACCCCGGAACCGGGATCGGGAGCGTCCTCCAGCGCCGACGCGAAATCCCGATCGAACGGGACCCCACGATCCCCCGTGTCGGCGTCGTCGCCCCGACTGTCGTCGGCGTCGGAGCCGTCGTCGGTTCCGCCCGCCGAGGCCGCAGCGGTCCCGTCGCTATCGTCGCCACCGTCGCCCGACTCCCCGGCCGGGTGGCCGACGGTCGGTTCGGCGTCTTCCGCGTCCGAATCGCCGACGGTTGGTTCGGCGTCTTCCGCGTCCGGAGTGCTCGCCGAACCCGCGTCGGGATCCCCCGCGTCCGGGCCGGCACCTTCCGAACCTGCGTCTTCCCCGTTCTCGCCCTCCCGGAGCGCACGCTCGAACCAGTCGTCGTCGTCACTCACGGCGACCACCTGCCCCCTCGACCGGGTGCCGCCGCCGGATCGGGGTCGACCGCCCCGTGCCACACCGGGTCCGTACCATCTGCGTGGTCGGACAGACGACCGGCGCGGCTATCAATGTTGTCCGTCCGAGCCCGGGCGTCCGCCGCCTCGGGACCGAGCCCTTTTGCCCTGGTACGGTCAAGCGAACGGCGAATGCAGGTTGCCATCGTCGCACAGCGGGATAACGACCGGACCGCCGGGCTGGCGGCCGACATCCGGGACCGGCTCCGCGAGGCGGGCGTGTCCGTGTGGCTCGACGACGCGACTGCGGGCCGACTCGGCGTCGACGGGCGGGCGGTCGAGGAGTTCGGCGCCGCGGACCTCGTCGTGAGCATCGGCGGCGACGGGACGTTCCTGTTTGCCGCCCACGGCGCCGGCGACGTGCCGATTCTGGGGGTCAACCTCGGCGAAGTCGGGTTCCTCAACCCGGTTCGCCCGGGGGAAGCGGTCGACGCCGTGCTGGCGCAGGTCCGGCAGTTCCGGGCCGAAGGGTCGCTCCGGACGCGGTCGCGGCCGCGGCTCGCGACCCGCGGCGACGGCTGGACGCTCCCCCCGGCGGTCAACGAGGTCGTGGTACAGGGGCGCCGCCGCGGGCACGGCGGCGGTGCCGAGCTCACAGTCCGGATCGACGGCTCGGAGTACGCACGCGGCCACGCCGACGGGGTGCTGGTGGCGACCCCGACCGGCAGCACCGCGTACAACCTCAGCGAGGACGGCCCGCTGATTCACCCCGGGGTCTCGGGGTTCGTCGTCACCGGAATGGCGGCCACCCGGGGGATGCCGCCGCTCGTCGTCGACGCCCGGTCGACGGTGTCGGTGTCGGTCGACGAGGGCACCCCGGCCGTGGTCGTGGTCGACGGCCGGATCCGCGAACCGGTCGATCCCCCGACCGAGGTCACCGTGGAGATCGGCGACGACCCGATCCGCACCGTCGGCCCGACCTCGGACTTCTTCGAGGCCCTGGAGAAGCTGGATTGACCGCCTCGCCCCGGTATGTGACCGACGGGCGCCGTCCGACCAGAGGTGTTCCCGCGTCGACAGTATGAGTTTGCGTCCCTTCGCCGCCGGCTCGGTACACGCCCGTCCATCGACGTATAGCAATCCACATTAACCCCGAAGCCGAACCGTCCGATTATGAATCAGTCGTACGTAATCATCGGCGACGGCGTCGCGGGCAGCTCCGCCGCCGAAACCCTCCGGGAGGAGGAGCCCGACGCGGACATCACCGTCGTCACCGACGAGGGCGAAGCCCTCTACAACCGGATCCTGATCAAGGAGTTCGCAAAGGGGAAGCTCCCGGAGGCACCCATCTCGATCCACGACGAGTCGTGGTACGCCGACCGCGACATCGACCTCGAACTCGACACCCTCGTCGTCGACGTCGACGTCGACGCTCACACCATCGAGACCCACGGGGGTGACGTCCACGAGTGGGACAAGCTGCTCGTGGCCGCCGGCGGCACCCCCACACAGTTGCCGGTCGAGAACTCCGACGCCGACGGCGTCCACCACTTCTGGACGTTCGAGGACGCCCGGTCGATCAAATCCCACATCGAGGAAGCCGACTCGTCGGTCGTCGTCGGGGCCGGACTGTTGGGTATCGACCTCGCCGCGATCACGGCCGCCCAGGACGTCGAGGGGAAATACCTGATGCGGGGGAACTGCTGGTGGCGCTACGCGCTGTCGGAGGAGGGCGCGGAGATCATCCACGACGCGCTCCGGGAACGCGACGTCGAGCCCGTCTTCCAGTCGGGCGTCGATCACTTCGAGGTCGACGACGACGGCACGGTCACCACCGCCGTCGACCCCAACGGCGACGAGTACGACGCCGACTTCGTGGGGATCGCGATCGGGCTTGATTTCAACACCGAGATCCTCCAGGACACACCCATCGAGTGCGACAACGGGATCGTCGTCGACGAGTACATGCGGACGAACCACGACGACATCTTCGCCGCGGGCGACATCACGCAGTTCAACGACCTCATCCTCGGGGAGCGCGGCCAGAACGGCGCGTGGGGTTCCGCGAAGGAGCAGGGGTCGATCGCCGCACGGAACATGGTCGATTACGGCGCCGAGCCCTTCGAGTGGGTCTCCTCGTATTCGATCACACACTTCGACTTCCCGTTTCTCTCCTTCGGCCACCCCACGCTGGGCGACGACGAGGCCGAGGCGAAGTACTCCGATTCTGAGTGGCGGCGGCTGGCGTTCAAGGACGGCCGGATCGTCGGCGGCGTCCTGATCGGCGACCTCTCGCCGCAGACCAAGTACAAACAGCTGATGCGCGAGCGGCGCCGGGTCGCGGATCAGAAGG
Proteins encoded:
- a CDS encoding KaiC domain-containing protein, with the translated sequence MSDDDDWFERALREGENGEDAGSEGAGPDAGDPDAGSASTPDAEDAEPTVGDSDAEDAEPTVGHPAGESGDGGDDSDGTAAASAGGTDDGSDADDSRGDDADTGDRGVPFDRDFASALEDAPDPGSGVGGSQPGGSGGTGPFGGGSGGESPSDGSQGDGAPFGGSGEGQDAGDSPFGGDEFGFGDVGGEDPESFDEAEFESDLERLDIGIEGLDQMILGGVPQRSLMVAIGSAGTGKTTFGLQFLNHGLQQGEDAVYITLEESFDRIVSTADEKGWGFGEYVDEDRLAVVDIDPIEMANSLDSIQNDLPNLIEDFGADRLVLDSVSLLEMMYESAPQRRSQVFGFARSLKEAGITILLTSEADRNHAYASRFGIVEYLADAVFVLQYVRPSDFRETRLAIEIQKIRDANHSRETKPYDLTDEGISVYRQANIF
- a CDS encoding NAD(+)/NADH kinase, coding for MQVAIVAQRDNDRTAGLAADIRDRLREAGVSVWLDDATAGRLGVDGRAVEEFGAADLVVSIGGDGTFLFAAHGAGDVPILGVNLGEVGFLNPVRPGEAVDAVLAQVRQFRAEGSLRTRSRPRLATRGDGWTLPPAVNEVVVQGRRRGHGGGAELTVRIDGSEYARGHADGVLVATPTGSTAYNLSEDGPLIHPGVSGFVVTGMAATRGMPPLVVDARSTVSVSVDEGTPAVVVVDGRIREPVDPPTEVTVEIGDDPIRTVGPTSDFFEALEKLD
- a CDS encoding NAD(P)/FAD-dependent oxidoreductase gives rise to the protein MNQSYVIIGDGVAGSSAAETLREEEPDADITVVTDEGEALYNRILIKEFAKGKLPEAPISIHDESWYADRDIDLELDTLVVDVDVDAHTIETHGGDVHEWDKLLVAAGGTPTQLPVENSDADGVHHFWTFEDARSIKSHIEEADSSVVVGAGLLGIDLAAITAAQDVEGKYLMRGNCWWRYALSEEGAEIIHDALRERDVEPVFQSGVDHFEVDDDGTVTTAVDPNGDEYDADFVGIAIGLDFNTEILQDTPIECDNGIVVDEYMRTNHDDIFAAGDITQFNDLILGERGQNGAWGSAKEQGSIAARNMVDYGAEPFEWVSSYSITHFDFPFLSFGHPTLGDDEAEAKYSDSEWRRLAFKDGRIVGGVLIGDLSPQTKYKQLMRERRRVADQKDVLMEQTFELDDLDAPETAVE